A genome region from Hymenobacter tibetensis includes the following:
- a CDS encoding MGH1-like glycoside hydrolase domain-containing protein, with translation MTKEQERQHEEHKGKARWHQFGPYVSDRQWGTVREDYSADGQPWTYTTHDQARSRAYRWGEEGIGGICDQKQLLCLAPAFWNGHDPILKERFFGLSGPEGNHGEDVKELYYYLDNTPTHSYMRMLYKYPQHTFPYEWLVHENARRGRLKPEFELNDTQIFHNSRYFDIFLDYAKADPHDILLQITVHNRGEQDAPLHVLPQLWFRNTWSWGYDDYKPELRATEAGQVQIQHDNLPDLMLHCEPLDGQMPELLFCDNESNLQRLHNCPNEELYQKDGINDYLVHGWHQAINPAQRGTKAAAHYVLHVPAGQSRVLRVRLASPELKDPFADFDRILKQRRQEADEFYHHLQTDLHNADARNVQRQALAGMLWSKQFYYYDVWQWLHGDPAQPAPPRQRRQGRNSNWEQLNNMDIISMPDKWEYPWYAAWDLAFHCIPLALVDAEFAKSQLLLLTRDWYMHPNGLLPAYEWNLSDVNPPVHAYATWRVYQMDRKHNGPADTAFLQTMFHRLLLNFTWWVNRKDLNGRNVFEGGFLGLDNIGVFDRSAPLPTGGHIEQADGTSWMAMFALNMMRIALELSKTNPVYQDLASKFFEHFLYIAYAMANVAELQLDLWDDQDEFYYDVLLNDDNQRIPLRIRSMVGLVPLFAVEVLEEDALQSAPQFVSRMNWFLENRPQLATMVSRWQEPGKGQTHLLSLLRGHRMKKLLRRMLDEAEFLSEYGVRSMSRYHQQNPYIFEHADGGNDRVDYEPGESSTSLFGGNSNWRGPIWMPMNFMIVESLQRFYHYYGPDFKVEYPTGSGQHCSLLEISQALTTRLTKLFLRDDSGQRPAFGDDKQLQQDPHFRDYLLFHEYFHGDNGKGLGASHQTGWTGLIAKLLQPRAGE, from the coding sequence ATGACGAAAGAGCAAGAACGGCAACACGAAGAACACAAGGGGAAAGCGCGCTGGCACCAATTCGGCCCCTATGTAAGTGACCGACAGTGGGGAACGGTGCGCGAAGACTACAGCGCTGACGGCCAACCCTGGACCTACACCACCCACGACCAAGCCCGCAGCCGCGCCTACCGCTGGGGCGAGGAAGGCATCGGCGGCATCTGCGACCAGAAACAGCTTCTGTGCCTAGCGCCAGCCTTTTGGAACGGCCACGACCCAATCTTGAAAGAGCGTTTCTTCGGCCTCAGTGGGCCCGAAGGCAACCACGGTGAGGACGTCAAGGAACTGTACTACTACCTCGATAACACCCCCACGCACTCCTACATGCGGATGCTCTACAAGTATCCGCAGCACACGTTTCCGTACGAATGGCTGGTGCATGAAAACGCCCGCCGCGGCCGCCTAAAGCCAGAATTCGAGCTCAACGACACGCAGATATTCCACAACAGCCGCTACTTCGACATCTTCCTCGACTACGCTAAGGCCGACCCCCACGACATCCTTCTGCAAATAACGGTGCACAACCGCGGCGAGCAGGATGCGCCGCTGCATGTGCTGCCGCAGCTCTGGTTTCGGAACACTTGGAGTTGGGGCTACGACGACTACAAGCCCGAACTCCGCGCCACAGAAGCCGGTCAGGTGCAAATTCAGCACGATAATCTGCCCGACCTCATGCTGCATTGCGAGCCACTGGACGGGCAGATGCCGGAACTGCTCTTCTGCGACAACGAAAGCAACTTGCAGCGGCTTCACAACTGCCCAAATGAGGAGCTTTATCAGAAAGACGGCATCAACGATTACCTCGTGCACGGGTGGCATCAGGCCATAAACCCGGCGCAGCGCGGCACTAAAGCTGCCGCTCACTACGTGCTGCACGTACCGGCCGGACAAAGCCGTGTGCTACGGGTGCGGCTGGCCTCCCCTGAACTGAAAGACCCTTTTGCCGATTTCGACCGGATACTGAAGCAGCGTCGTCAGGAGGCCGACGAGTTTTATCACCACTTGCAAACCGACCTGCACAACGCCGATGCGCGCAACGTGCAGCGCCAAGCGCTGGCCGGTATGCTGTGGAGCAAGCAGTTCTATTACTATGATGTGTGGCAGTGGCTGCACGGCGACCCCGCGCAACCCGCGCCGCCGCGCCAACGCCGCCAGGGCCGCAACTCCAACTGGGAGCAGCTAAACAACATGGACATCATTTCGATGCCCGACAAGTGGGAGTACCCCTGGTACGCAGCCTGGGACTTGGCTTTCCATTGTATCCCGCTGGCGTTGGTAGATGCTGAATTTGCGAAGAGCCAGCTTTTGCTCCTGACCCGCGACTGGTACATGCACCCCAACGGCTTGCTGCCCGCCTACGAGTGGAACCTCTCGGATGTGAACCCGCCCGTGCACGCTTACGCCACGTGGCGCGTGTACCAGATGGACCGCAAGCACAACGGTCCTGCCGATACCGCCTTTCTGCAAACCATGTTTCACCGGCTGCTGCTCAACTTCACGTGGTGGGTGAACCGCAAAGACTTGAATGGCCGCAACGTATTCGAAGGCGGCTTCCTAGGCCTCGACAACATTGGGGTGTTTGACAGAAGCGCCCCGCTGCCCACCGGCGGCCACATCGAGCAGGCCGATGGTACAAGCTGGATGGCCATGTTTGCCTTGAACATGATGCGCATTGCGCTGGAACTGTCCAAAACCAACCCAGTGTACCAGGACCTAGCCAGCAAGTTCTTCGAGCACTTCCTGTACATCGCCTACGCCATGGCCAACGTGGCCGAGTTGCAACTAGACCTGTGGGACGACCAAGACGAGTTCTACTACGATGTGCTGCTCAACGACGACAACCAGCGTATTCCGCTGCGCATACGGTCTATGGTGGGGCTGGTGCCGCTGTTTGCGGTGGAAGTGCTGGAAGAAGATGCCTTGCAAAGCGCCCCGCAGTTTGTGAGCCGCATGAATTGGTTTCTGGAAAACCGGCCCCAATTGGCTACGATGGTGTCGCGCTGGCAGGAGCCGGGCAAAGGGCAGACGCATTTGCTGTCGTTGTTGCGCGGCCACCGCATGAAAAAGCTATTGCGCCGCATGCTGGACGAGGCCGAGTTTTTGTCGGAGTACGGCGTACGCTCCATGTCGCGCTACCACCAGCAGAACCCCTACATCTTCGAGCACGCCGACGGCGGCAACGACCGAGTTGATTACGAGCCCGGCGAGTCCAGTACATCATTGTTCGGAGGCAACAGCAACTGGCGCGGCCCCATCTGGATGCCCATGAACTTCATGATTGTGGAGTCGTTGCAGCGCTTCTACCACTACTACGGGCCCGATTTCAAAGTGGAATACCCGACGGGTTCCGGGCAGCACTGCTCGCTGCTGGAAATTTCACAGGCCCTTACCACCCGGCTCACCAAGCTGTTCCTGCGCGACGACAGCGGCCAGCGCCCCGCCTTCGGCGACGACAAGCAGCTGCAACAAGACCCGCACTTCCGCGACTACCTACTCTTTCACGAGTATTTCCACGGCGACAACGGCAAAGGCCTCGGCGCCAGCCACCAAACCGGCTGGACCGGCCTCATTGCCAAGCTGCTTCAACCCAGAGCGGGAGAATGA
- a CDS encoding SDR family oxidoreductase — protein sequence MSSPAATPRLQNQVALVTGASSGIGAGVAIAMAAEGATVVVNYAHSPEGAEEVVDEITKAGGKAIAIKADVSKEDEVLAMFDQIRKEFGTLHILVNNSGIQVDAPLLEMTLEQWQKVIDVNLTGQFLCAREAAREFVKRGPQPEISKATGKIICMSSVHEVIPWAGHVNYATSKGGIMQLMKTMAQELAPHKIRVNSIGPGAIATPINESARDTPEEEKSLLTLIPYGRIGEPADIGSVAVWLASDEADYVTGITLFADGGMTLYPGFADNG from the coding sequence ATGTCTTCGCCTGCTGCAACCCCACGTTTGCAAAACCAAGTAGCCCTAGTAACCGGAGCCAGCTCCGGCATCGGAGCCGGAGTAGCCATAGCCATGGCCGCCGAAGGAGCCACTGTCGTTGTCAACTATGCCCACAGCCCCGAAGGAGCCGAAGAAGTGGTAGACGAAATCACGAAGGCCGGCGGCAAAGCCATTGCCATCAAAGCCGACGTGAGCAAAGAAGACGAGGTGCTGGCTATGTTCGATCAAATCCGCAAGGAGTTCGGCACGCTGCACATCCTCGTCAACAACTCCGGTATTCAAGTGGATGCGCCCCTGCTGGAAATGACGCTGGAGCAGTGGCAGAAGGTAATCGACGTAAACCTGACCGGCCAGTTTCTGTGCGCCCGCGAAGCCGCCCGCGAGTTTGTGAAGCGCGGCCCGCAGCCCGAAATTTCCAAGGCCACCGGCAAGATTATCTGCATGAGCTCGGTGCACGAAGTGATTCCGTGGGCCGGCCACGTCAACTACGCCACCAGCAAAGGCGGCATCATGCAGCTCATGAAAACGATGGCGCAGGAACTAGCGCCCCACAAAATTCGGGTGAACAGCATCGGCCCCGGCGCCATTGCTACCCCCATCAACGAGTCGGCCCGCGACACGCCCGAAGAAGAGAAGAGCCTGCTCACCCTCATTCCCTACGGCCGCATCGGTGAGCCCGCCGACATCGGCAGCGTAGCCGTCTGGCTAGCTTCCGACGAAGCCGACTACGTCACCGGTATCACCCTCTTCGCCGACGGCGGCATGACCCTCTACCCCGGCTTCGCCGACAACGGTTGA
- a CDS encoding PD-(D/E)XK nuclease-like domain-containing protein: protein MTDLTPTPRPELLRVPYDDYRALPAIANSDLSRLRDALHGRPPRQASSLGALGLGTAFHTALLEPDLYEPGLPGINDSLIWWMVDGVKLNPDINHLLEIGTPEPSCIFTEPTTGTLCKLRADLIIDRPNQPYTIVDFKTTLARDHDHFISQCTGYDYDRQAAFYSDALRADRFLLVGVQKVEPFSLFVFEVPPHMLAEGRSKYMRLLKLLHPDTLVPTAVAGAIRKVRDSLLGDE, encoded by the coding sequence GTGACTGATCTTACTCCCACCCCGCGCCCCGAATTGCTGCGCGTACCCTACGATGACTACCGTGCCCTGCCGGCCATCGCCAACTCCGACCTTTCGCGGCTGCGCGATGCGCTGCATGGCCGGCCGCCGCGCCAAGCCAGCTCGCTGGGGGCATTGGGTTTGGGTACAGCTTTTCATACGGCGCTGCTAGAGCCCGACCTTTACGAACCTGGCCTGCCCGGCATCAACGACTCGTTGATTTGGTGGATGGTAGACGGCGTGAAGCTGAACCCCGACATCAACCACCTCCTGGAAATAGGCACTCCTGAACCCAGCTGCATCTTCACGGAGCCCACCACCGGCACCCTCTGCAAGCTCCGCGCCGACCTCATCATCGACCGGCCCAATCAGCCCTATACCATTGTGGATTTCAAAACCACTCTGGCCCGCGACCATGACCATTTCATTTCGCAATGCACCGGCTACGACTACGACCGGCAAGCCGCATTCTATTCCGATGCCCTGCGTGCCGACCGGTTTTTGCTGGTGGGAGTGCAGAAAGTGGAGCCCTTCAGCCTGTTCGTGTTTGAGGTGCCGCCACACATGCTGGCTGAAGGCCGCAGCAAGTATATGCGCCTGCTGAAGCTGCTGCATCCTGATACCCTCGTTCCGACTGCCGTAGCAGGTGCCATCCGGAAAGTGCGCGACTCTCTGCTGGGCGACGAATAA
- a CDS encoding flavin monoamine oxidase family protein, with translation MMEAEIIVVGAGAAGLLAARTLAEAGKRVLVLEARNRPGGRIYTFTDAGFSGLVEGGAEFLHGSVPLTRSLLEAAGKTSFPTTGTTYQVIQGELHESEDFIQEAPQLLEQLHALPHDMPLADFLAEYFPDEHYAPLREQVTRFAEGYDAADAQRASSFALRDELSGGGFDDSPHPEGTYATVINRLVEATQAAGGELHLGAVVQEINWQPRHVEVRTIDGRCFRAQQAVLTLPLGILQTTPDSPSHIRIEPELPEHRAAAASLGYGAVIKVLLEFETAFWEQGSAQLTRPMPELSFLFSDAPFPTWWSQLPDTRPLLTGWLAGPTATQLREVSEEQLLVQALDSLAGLLGTTPAFLRSQLQAHRIINWAADPYALGAYAYTTVGASAARATLAAPVADTLFFAGEGVYDGAYIGTVEAALVSGADAAQRLLHKDA, from the coding sequence ATGATGGAAGCGGAAATTATTGTGGTGGGGGCTGGTGCGGCGGGGTTGCTGGCAGCTCGCACGCTCGCGGAGGCGGGCAAGCGGGTGCTTGTGCTGGAAGCTCGCAACCGCCCTGGTGGCCGAATCTACACCTTCACCGACGCTGGCTTTTCGGGGTTGGTGGAAGGAGGCGCCGAGTTTTTGCACGGTTCGGTTCCCCTTACCCGAAGCTTGCTGGAAGCAGCCGGCAAAACCAGCTTCCCAACCACCGGCACCACCTACCAGGTGATCCAAGGGGAGCTCCACGAGTCGGAAGATTTCATTCAGGAGGCACCCCAGCTGCTGGAGCAACTCCACGCGCTACCCCACGACATGCCCCTAGCCGACTTTCTAGCTGAATACTTCCCCGACGAGCACTATGCGCCCCTCCGCGAGCAGGTCACGCGCTTTGCGGAAGGCTATGACGCGGCCGACGCACAACGCGCCAGTTCCTTTGCCCTGCGCGACGAGCTAAGCGGCGGCGGCTTCGACGACTCGCCGCATCCGGAAGGCACGTACGCAACCGTAATCAACCGACTTGTAGAAGCCACCCAAGCCGCGGGCGGCGAGCTACATCTGGGAGCGGTGGTTCAGGAAATAAACTGGCAGCCCCGCCACGTGGAAGTTCGCACCATAGATGGCCGTTGCTTCCGGGCGCAGCAAGCGGTGCTCACCTTACCGCTAGGCATCTTGCAAACCACTCCGGATAGCCCAAGCCACATTCGCATCGAGCCGGAGCTACCCGAGCACCGCGCTGCCGCCGCCAGCCTCGGCTACGGAGCCGTTATCAAGGTGCTGTTAGAGTTTGAAACAGCCTTTTGGGAGCAGGGCTCAGCGCAACTAACCCGGCCGATGCCCGAGCTGAGCTTCTTGTTTTCTGATGCCCCCTTCCCTACCTGGTGGTCGCAGCTGCCGGATACGCGCCCGTTGCTTACGGGCTGGCTGGCTGGCCCCACTGCTACCCAGCTTCGTGAAGTTTCCGAAGAGCAGCTACTCGTACAGGCGCTGGATTCGTTGGCTGGTTTGCTGGGCACCACGCCCGCTTTCCTACGCAGCCAACTGCAAGCTCACCGCATCATTAACTGGGCCGCCGACCCTTATGCGCTTGGCGCTTATGCCTACACCACCGTTGGAGCTTCGGCGGCTCGCGCAACGTTGGCTGCTCCCGTAGCCGACACGCTGTTCTTTGCTGGTGAGGGCGTGTATGATGGCGCCTACATCGGCACCGTGGAAGCGGCGTTGGTTAGCGGTGCCGATGCCGCCCAGCGGCTTCTCCACAAAGACGCTTAG
- a CDS encoding cyclase family protein: MSDWLDLTTPISDGMAYWPDNAPVHIKKTLSIQRGDAANVTEMSLSVHTATHVDAALHFLDDGADVASLDLNTLMGPAHVVAIQDPHFITRAELEGLLLQPGERLLFKTRNSDREWAQEPFNPDFVRVRADAAEWLREQEVVCVGVDYLSVGPADTHNILLKAGISIIEGLALQHVEPGLYDLICLPLKINGADGAPARVIARPRTVLP, from the coding sequence ATGTCTGACTGGCTCGACCTCACCACCCCCATTTCCGACGGCATGGCCTACTGGCCCGACAACGCGCCCGTCCACATCAAGAAAACGCTCAGTATCCAGCGCGGTGACGCCGCCAACGTAACGGAAATGAGTTTGAGCGTGCACACCGCCACCCACGTTGATGCCGCGCTGCACTTTCTAGACGATGGCGCCGATGTGGCTTCGTTGGACTTGAACACCCTCATGGGGCCGGCCCACGTGGTAGCCATCCAAGACCCGCATTTCATCACCCGCGCCGAGTTGGAGGGCCTGTTGTTGCAGCCCGGCGAGCGGCTGCTTTTCAAAACCCGCAACTCCGATAGGGAGTGGGCGCAAGAACCGTTCAACCCCGATTTTGTGCGTGTGCGCGCCGATGCGGCCGAGTGGCTGCGCGAGCAGGAAGTGGTGTGCGTTGGGGTTGACTACCTATCAGTAGGCCCCGCCGACACGCACAATATCTTGCTGAAAGCTGGTATCAGCATCATTGAAGGGCTGGCATTGCAACACGTAGAGCCTGGGCTCTACGATCTGATTTGCCTTCCATTGAAAATCAACGGAGCCGACGGTGCTCCCGCCCGCGTGATTGCCCGGCCACGAACTGTGCTGCCTTAA